In the genome of Augochlora pura isolate Apur16 chromosome 8, APUR_v2.2.1, whole genome shotgun sequence, one region contains:
- the LOC144474475 gene encoding uncharacterized protein LOC144474475 — protein MPYVSPRAVQVQAIQHQDIGQGLEHTNGVPCCRRCDRFPSVAAEFNIIMGVILILMSVLLAIGDAARRSTTPATEYKPQDGQLLGRRGSHPGNVWDLIELQKLDNPDFWTKNPTSATKFTESVDTIKLVGRQSYPGQTNPDTSNELPGPIVTSKPTTTVQPPPGCLQPRGQFPSPKSCANYLNCWDGVVIEQTCPDGLLFNSVSLVCDYDYNVNCGNRPVPTPKPPMQNGTQLCPDPNGRYRSATNCSEFYVCVFGKPVKFSCPRGLVYNDVLGVCDYPYNVDCKGAATPKPTATTSQSPSSTTQATQTSQTTQGSTNPSNPNPSYPSNPSYPGSGNTYQNPWLSRLDPESWQQHAAEPPSDFDQEDDDDERDLSSGQQHPRSPQPELQSQNPWNLIQNIPASLATVPCENGDLHRLNHACTNVVVCRNGRPQLVQCSSGLAFDRSSDACQPISVAKW, from the exons ATGCCCTATGTAAGCCCTCGAGCCGTCCAGGTCCAGGCCATCCAGCATCAGGACATCGGGCAAGGACTCGAACATACGAACGGCGTGCCTTGTTGTCGACGTTGTGACCGATTCCCATCGGTGGCCGCGGAGTTCAAC ATCATCATGGGGGTCATCTTGATACTCATGTCCGTCCTGCTCGCCATCGGCGACGCCGCTAGGAGGTCTACCACACCGGCCACGGAGTACAAACCGCAGGACGGCCAGCTTCTTGGACGACGGGGATCGCATCCTG GAAACGTCTGGGACCTGATAGAGCTGCAGAAGCTGGACAACCCCGATTTCTGGACCAAGAATCCGACGTCGGCGACGAAGTTCACCGAGTCGGTGGATACGATCAAGCTGGTCGGAAGGCAAAGTTATCCGGGACAAACAAATCCCGACACCTCGAACGAACTACCAGGACCCATAGTGACGTCGAAGCCGACAACGACTGTCCAGCCACCGCCAGGATGCCTGCAGCCTCGGGGACAATTCCCGAGCCCGAAGAGCTGCGCCAATTATCTGAACTGTTGGGACGGTGTCGTGATCGAGCAAACTTGCCCGGACGGTCTGTTGTTCAACTCTGTCAGCCTGGTATGCGACTATGACTATAACGTGAACTGCGGCAACCGGCCCGTACCCACGCCAA AACCACCGATGCAAAACGGTACGCAACTATGCCCGGATCCGAACGGCCGTTACAGGAGTGCGACGAACTGCTCGGAATTCTACGTGTGCGTTTTCGGAAAGCCCGTCAAGTTCAGCTGCCCTCGCGGACTGGTCTATAATGAC GTGCTAGGCGTGTGCGACTACCCGTACAACGTGGACTGCAAGGGTGCAGCAACCCCTAAGCCGACAGCGACGACTTCGCAGAGCCCCTCGTCGACAACCCAGGCGACTCAGACTTCTCAAACGACTCAAGGATCGACCAATCCGTCGAACCCAAATCCCTCATATCCCTCGAACCCTTCCTATCCGGGCAGCGGAAACACCTATCAGAATCCTTGGCTGAGCAGATTGGATCCCGAAAGCTGGCAGCAGCATGCTGCGGAGCCGCCCTCGGACTTCGACCAAGAggatgacgacgacgagagagaTTTGTCCAGCGGACAACAGCATCCCCGGTCCCCTCAGCCCGAGCTACAGTCCCAGAACCCTTGGAACCTGATACAAAACATTCCTGCCAGTCTGGCGACCGTGCCTTGCGAGAACGGAGATCTCCACAGGCTGAACCACGCGTGTACCAACGTGGTCGTCTGCAGGAATGGAAGGCCACAATTGGTCCAGTGCTCGTCGGGACTCGCGTTCGACAGATCCTCGGACGCCTGTCAACCTATCTCCGTTGCCAAATGGTAA